Proteins co-encoded in one Phalacrocorax carbo chromosome 5, bPhaCar2.1, whole genome shotgun sequence genomic window:
- the PPIG gene encoding peptidyl-prolyl cis-trans isomerase G encodes MGVKVQRPRCFFDIAINNVPAGRVVFELFSDVCPKTCENFRCLCTGEKGTGKSTQKPLHYKSCLFHRVVKDFMIQGGDFSEGNGRGGESIYGGFFEDESFAVKHNKEFLLSMANRGKDTNGSQFFITTKPTPHLDGHHVVFGQVISGQEVVREIENQKTDASSKPYAEVRILSCGELIPKSKAKKEEKKRHKSSSSSSDSESSSDSESSSDSSSDSESASEEKSKKRKKKHKKNSKKHKKEKKKRKKSKKSSSSESEDENPEAQPLSTVRPEEIPPVPENRFLMRKSPPKVDEKEKERKSREKERESNLSNSQSTYQRRLLVTRSGRKIKGRGPRRYRTPSRSRSRDRFRRSETPPHWRQEMQRAQRMRVSSGERWIKGDKSEINENKKDNQKSPGRGKERKISDHRQVSESPNRRGEKEKKKDHKSSSKDRETRRNSEKDDKHNKSKAKKRAKSRSHSKSREKSKSKERDSKHSRHDEKRIRSKSKERDHEKGREKEKRYDSRGRDKERSRSKERSKRAGSRSNEQDHRKSKDRERHKSRSKEREHARGKHSSSSRTRDRSKSRERSRRGRSRSRDRDRSRSKDYSRNRDRETRRRGRSRSRERRGTPDKYRGRENRRRRESRSSEREESQSRNRERYSNRESRSSYKRNDTESQRKRRSKSRESSSPESSKDKKSSRDQDRSPDSKKRPSSKERESKKSYSRSSKEKEKTRSSAEKEINQKAKSQERDHAPSKDKKSDHETSPGTDDDRHG; translated from the exons ATGGGAGTTAAGGTCCAGAGACCTCGTTGCTTTTTTGACATAGCCATCAACAATGTACCtg cTGGAAGAGTGGTCTTTGAACTATTTTCAGACGTGTGTCCAAAGACATGTGAGAATTTTCGCTGCCTTTGCACAG GTGAAAAGGGTACAGGAAAATCCACCCAAAAGCCATTGCATTACAAAAGTTGTCTGTTTCACAGGGTTGTGAAAGATTTTATGATCCAGGGAGGTGACTTCAGTGAAG GAAATGGCAGGGGAGGAGAATCCATTTATGGTGGCTTTTTTGAAG ATGAAAGCTTTGCTGTAAAACACAACAAAGAATTCCTCCTTTCAATGGCCAACCGAGGGAAAGATACAAATGGTTCACAGTTCTTTAT AACAACTAAACCTACACCTCACTTAGATGG ACATCATGTTGTTTTTGGACAAGTCATCTCAGGTCAGGAAGTTGTGAGAGAAatagaaaaccagaaaacagatGCATCTAGTAAACCATATGCTGAAGTACGCATACTGAGTTGTGGAGAGTTAATTCCAAAATCCAAAG ccaagaaagaagaaaagaaaagacacaAGTCGTCTTCCTCATCCAGTGACTCGGAAAGTTCAAGTGATTCAGAATCATCTTCTGATTCATCATCGGATTCTGAGAGTGCTTCAGAAGAGAAATCTAAAAAAcgaaaaaagaaacacaagaaaaattctaagaaacataagaaagaaaagaaaaagagaaagaaaagcaagaaaag ctcATCCAGTGAAAGTGAAGATGAAAACCCTGAAGCACAGCCATTATCTACTGTCCGTCCTGAAGAAATTCCTCCTGTACCTGAAAACCGGTTCCTGATGAGGAAAAGTCCTCCTAAAgtagatgagaaagaaaaagagaggaaaagcagagagaaggaaagagaaag tAATCTATCGAATTCACAGTCAACATACCAGAGGAGGCTGTTAGTGACCAGatctggaaggaaaataaaaggaagaggaCCAAGG CGTTATCGGACACCTTCCAGATCCAGGTCAAGAGATCGATTCCGACGCAGTGAAACTCCTCCACATTGGAGGCAAGAAATGCAAAGAGCTCAAAGAATGCGAGTGTCTAGTGGAGAACGATGGATAAAAGGAGACAA gagtgaaataaatgaaaacaagaaagataATCAAAAAAGcccaggaagaggaaaagagagaaaaatatcagaCCACAGACAAGTTTCTGAAAGTCCAaacagaagaggggaaaaagagaagaaaaaagatcatAAATCCAGCAGTAAAGACAGGGAGACAAGAAggaattcagaaaaagatgacaaACATAACAAAAGCAAGGCCAAGAAAAGAGCTAAATCTAGAAGCCATAGTAAAAGCCGAGAGAAAtcaaaaagtaaagaaagagACTCGAAGCACAGTAGACATGATGAAAAGAGAATAAGAtcaaaaagcaaagagagagatcatgagaaaggcagagaaaaagagaagcgCTATGATTCTAGAGGGAGAGATAAAGAGAGAAGTAGGAGCAAGGAGAGAAGTAAAAGGGCAGGGTCAAGAAGTAATGAACAAGACCATAGGAAGagtaaggacagggagaggcaTAAGTCAAGAAGCAAAGAGCGTGAGCATGCTAGAGGAAAACATAGTTCCAGCAGTAGAACGAGGGATCGAAGCAAAAGCCGAGAAAGGAGTAGGAGAGGAAGATCAAGAAGCAGAGACAGAGATCGCAGTAGGAGTAAAGACTATTCAAGGAATAGAGATAGAGAAacaagaagaagaggaagatcaagaagcagagaaaggagaggtaCACCAGATAAATatagaggaagagaaaataggaggaggagagaatcaAGGAGCtcagagagagaggagagtcaaagcagaaacagagagagGTATTCAAACAGAGAAAGTAGAAGCTCATATAAGAGGAACGATACTGAAAGCCAAAGGAAGAGGCGTTCAAAAAGCCGTGAAAGTAGCAGTCCTGAATCCAGTAAAGATAAGAAGTCTAGTAGAGATCAGGATAGAAGTCCAGACTCAAAAAAGAGACCAAGTAGCAAAGAGAGAGAATCAAAAAAATCCTATTCACGcagcagtaaagaaaaagaaaagaccagatcctcagcagaaaaagaaataaaccagaaagcaaagagTCAGGAAAGAGATCATGCCCCTAGTAAGGATAAAAAATCTGATCATGAAACAAGCCCTGGAACAGATGACGACAGGCACGGATGA